The proteins below are encoded in one region of Phaseolus vulgaris cultivar G19833 chromosome 1, P. vulgaris v2.0, whole genome shotgun sequence:
- the LOC137814789 gene encoding probable glutamyl endopeptidase, chloroplastic isoform X1 → MMRLHKLYHRFSLLPISPLSLSSNPSLLPLALPLRLRTAVNFASMASSRLRNLAPLGAAPTEDSAASFSSSATAATSFDYEDESTLGTKYRVPPPEISKIVDAPPVPALSFSPLRDKIIFLKRRALPPLAEIARPEKKLAGVRIDGKCNTRSRMSFYTGIGIHQILPDGTLGPEIEVHGFPDGAKINFVSWSPDGCHLSFSIRVNEEDNDSSKLTVWIADVKTGKARQLFQSPNVHLNAVFDNYVWVNNFSLLVCTIPSSRGAPPNKPLVPAGPKIQSNEEKNIIQVRTFQDLLKDEYDEDLFDYYATSQLVLVSLDGSAKEIAPPAVYTSMDPSPDHKYILISSIHRPYSFIVPCGRFPKKVELWSAEGKLIRELCDLPLAEDIPIASNSVRKGMRSINWRADKPSTLYWVETQDGGDAKVEISPRDIVYTQLAEPLEGEQPTIFHKLDFRYGGVSWCDDSLALVYESWYKTRKIRTWLVSPGSEDVAPDILFDRSSEDVYSDPGSPMLRRTQAGTYIIARIKKASDEGRYVILNGTGATPEGNIPFLDLFDINTRKTERIWESDKEKYYETVVALMSDQEEGDLHLDKLKILTSKESKTENTQYYFVGWPDKKIVQVTNFPHPYPQLASLQKEMVRYQRKDGVQLTATLYLPPGYNPSTDGPLPCLVWSYPGEFKSKDAAGQVRGSPNEFAGIGSTSALLWLARRFAILSGPTIPIIGEGDEEANDSYVEQLVASAEAAVEEVIRRGVADPKKIAVGGHSYGAFMTANLLAHAPHLFCCGIARSGAYNRTLTPFGFQNEDRTLWEATNTYVEMSPFMSANKIKKPILLIHGEEDNNPGTLTMQSDRFFNALKGHGALSRLVILPHESHGYTARESIMHVLWETDRWLHKHCVSNTSVAEEDHETATVKEDVSKETTNAENKVVATSGGGSREVSELEYEEFHSLPRRIIRT, encoded by the exons atgaTGCGACTCCATAAATTGTACCATCGCTTCAGTCTTCTCCCCATTTCGCCATTATCGCTCTCTTCCAATCCCTCTCTTCTTCCTCTCGCTCTTCCGCTCCGTCTCCGAACCGCTGTGAACTTCGCTTCCATGGCTTCTTCGCGGTTGCGCAATCTAGCGCCTCTCGGTGCCGCGCCTACTGAGGACTCCGCTGCCTCCTTTTCTTCCTCTGCCACCGCCGCTACTTCCTTTGATTACGAAG ATGAGTCAACTTTAGGAACAAAGTATCGTGTTCCTCCACCTGAGATCAGTAAAATAGTCGATGCTCCACCTGTACCTGCATTGTCATTTTCACCACTCAGGGACAAAATTATCTTTCTCAAGCGAAGAGCTCTACCTCCACTGGCAGAAATAGCAAGGCCGGAGAAAAAGTTGGCTGGTGTACGTATTGATGGAAAGTGCAATACTAGGAGTCGCATGTCATTCTACACAGGTATAGGGATCCATCAAATTCTTCCCGATGGCACCTTAGGGCCAGAGATAGAGGTGCACGGTTTCCCTGATGGtgctaaaataaattttgtttcgTGGTCCCCTGATGGTTGCCATTTGTCCTTTAGCATTCGAGTGAATGAGGAGGATAATGATAGCAGTAAACTCACAGTGTGGATTGCAGATGTGAAAACAGGGAAAGCCAGACAATTGTTTCAGTCACCAAATGTACATTTGAATGCAGTTTTTGACAATTATGTTTGGGTAAATAATTTTTCTCTGCTTGTTTGTACCATTCCATCCTCACGTGGAGCTCCGCCAAATAAACCTTTGGTTCCTGCTGGCCCCAAAATTCAATCTAATGAGGAGAAAAACATTATTCAAGTAAGAACATTCCAGGATTTGCTGAAGGATGAATATGACGAAGATCTGTTTGACTACTATGCCACCTCACAGCTTGTTTTAGTTTCTTTGGATGGTTCTGCAAAAGAAATTGCTCCACCGGCTGTTTATACCTCTATGGACCCTTCCCCAGATCACAAATACATTTTGATTAGTTCAATTCACAGGCCATACTCTTTCATTGTACCTTGTGGAAGATTTCCAAAGAAGGTAGAGTTATGGAGTGCTGAGGGAAAATTAATCAGGGAGCTTTGTGACTTGCCCCTTGCTGAGGACATTCCAATTGCATCCAATAGTGTGCGAAAAGGGATGCGCTCCATTAATTGGAGAGCTGATAAGCCGTCAACACTTTACTG GGTAGAAACTCAAGATGGAGGTGATGCGAAGGTTGAAATTTCTCCTCGTGATATAGTTTATACACAGCTTGCTGAACCTCTAGAAGGTGAACAGCCAACGATATTCCACAAGCTTGATTTCCGCTATGG AGGGGTTTCTTGGTGTGATGATTCTCTGGCTCTGGTGTATGAGTCTTGGTACAAAACTCGTAAAATAAGAACATGGCTAGTTTCTCCTGGGTCTGAAGATGTAGCTCCAGACATCCTATTTGATAGATCTTCAGAGGATGTGTACTCTGATCCCGGCTCTCCTATGTTGCGGAGAACTCAAGCTGGGACATACATCATTGCAAGGATAAAAAAGGCCAGTGATGAAGGAAGATATGTTATACTGAATGGAACTGGTGCTACACCAGAAGGGAACATTCCATTCCTTGATCTGTTTGACAT AAATACACGCAAAACAGAACGGATCTGGGAGAGTGATAAAGAAAAGTATTATGAGACTGTTGTTGCTCTAATGTCTGATCAGGAAGAAGGTGATTTGCATTTGGATAAGCTGAAGATACTGACTTCTAAAGAGTCAAAAACTGAAAACACCCAATATTACTTTGTTGGCTGGCCGGATAAAAAGATAGTTCAGGTTACAAATTTCCCTCATCCGTACCCTCAACTTGCATCATTGCAGAAAGAGATGGTCAGGTATCAGAGAAAAGATGGGGTTCAACTTACTGCTACATTATATCTGCCACCGGGTTACAATCCATCAACAGATGGTCCTTTGCCATGCCTGGTTTGGTCTTACCCTGGAGAGTTCAAGAGTAAAGATGCTGCTGGACAAGTTCGTGGTTCACCAAATGAATTTGCTGGGATAGGTTCCACATCAGCCCTCCTTTGGCTGGCTAGAAG GTTTGCAATTCTATCTGGGCCTACCATTCCTATTATTGGTGAGGGTGATGAAGAGGCAAATGATAG TTATGTAGAACAATTGGTTGCAAGTGCTGAGGCTGCTGTGGAGGAAGTTATCCGGCGTGGG GTAGCCGATCCAAAGAAAATAGCTGTTGGTGGACATTCCTATGGTGCGTTCATGACTGCTAACCTCCTGGCACACGCACCTCATCTTTTCTGTTGTGGAATTGCACGTTCTGGTGCTTACAACAGGACACTTACTCCTTTTGGTTTTCAG AATGAAGACAGAACTCTTTGGGAAGCTACTAATACTTATGTTGAGATGAGTCCTTTTATGTCGgctaataaaattaagaaaccCATCTTGCTTATTCACGGGGAAGAGGACAATAATCCAGGAACATTAACCATGCAG TCAGACAGGTTTTTCAACGCTCTGAAGGGTCATGGTGCTCTTAGTCGGCTGGTCATTCTGCCTCATGAGAGTCATGGTTACACTGCCAGAGAAAGCATCATGCATGTACTTTGGGAAACAGATAGATGGTTGCATAAACACTGCGTGTCTAACACTTCTGTTGCAGAAGAAGACCATGAAACTGCCACAGTCAAAGAAGATGTTAGCAAAGAAACCACAAATGCTGAAAACAAAGTGGTTGCCACCAGCGGAGGTGGCAGCAGAGAAGTGTCTGAGCTTGAATATGAAGAATTTCATTCTCTGCCAAG AAGAATTATCCGAACATAG
- the LOC137814789 gene encoding probable glutamyl endopeptidase, chloroplastic isoform X2: protein MMRLHKLYHRFSLLPISPLSLSSNPSLLPLALPLRLRTAVNFASMASSRLRNLAPLGAAPTEDSAASFSSSATAATSFDYEDESTLGTKYRVPPPEISKIVDAPPVPALSFSPLRDKIIFLKRRALPPLAEIARPEKKLAGVRIDGKCNTRSRMSFYTGIGIHQILPDGTLGPEIEVHGFPDGAKINFVSWSPDGCHLSFSIRVNEEDNDSSKLTVWIADVKTGKARQLFQSPNVHLNAVFDNYVWVNNFSLLVCTIPSSRGAPPNKPLVPAGPKIQSNEEKNIIQVRTFQDLLKDEYDEDLFDYYATSQLVLVSLDGSAKEIAPPAVYTSMDPSPDHKYILISSIHRPYSFIVPCGRFPKKVELWSAEGKLIRELCDLPLAEDIPIASNSVRKGMRSINWRADKPSTLYWVETQDGGDAKVEISPRDIVYTQLAEPLEGEQPTIFHKLDFRYGGVSWCDDSLALVYESWYKTRKIRTWLVSPGSEDVAPDILFDRSSEDVYSDPGSPMLRRTQAGTYIIARIKKASDEGRYVILNGTGATPEGNIPFLDLFDINTRKTERIWESDKEKYYETVVALMSDQEEGDLHLDKLKILTSKESKTENTQYYFVGWPDKKIVQVTNFPHPYPQLASLQKEMVRYQRKDGVQLTATLYLPPGYNPSTDGPLPCLVWSYPGEFKSKDAAGQVRGSPNEFAGIGSTSALLWLARRFAILSGPTIPIIGEGDEEANDSYVEQLVASAEAAVEEVIRRGVADPKKIAVGGHSYGAFMTANLLAHAPHLFCCGIARSGAYNRTLTPFGFQNEDRTLWEATNTYVEMSPFMSANKIKKPILLIHGEEDNNPGTLTMQSDRFFNALKGHGALSRLVILPHESHGYTARESIMHVLWETDRWLHKHCVSNTSVAEEDHETATVKEDVSKETTNAENKVVATSGGGSREVSELEYEEFHSLPRIIRT, encoded by the exons atgaTGCGACTCCATAAATTGTACCATCGCTTCAGTCTTCTCCCCATTTCGCCATTATCGCTCTCTTCCAATCCCTCTCTTCTTCCTCTCGCTCTTCCGCTCCGTCTCCGAACCGCTGTGAACTTCGCTTCCATGGCTTCTTCGCGGTTGCGCAATCTAGCGCCTCTCGGTGCCGCGCCTACTGAGGACTCCGCTGCCTCCTTTTCTTCCTCTGCCACCGCCGCTACTTCCTTTGATTACGAAG ATGAGTCAACTTTAGGAACAAAGTATCGTGTTCCTCCACCTGAGATCAGTAAAATAGTCGATGCTCCACCTGTACCTGCATTGTCATTTTCACCACTCAGGGACAAAATTATCTTTCTCAAGCGAAGAGCTCTACCTCCACTGGCAGAAATAGCAAGGCCGGAGAAAAAGTTGGCTGGTGTACGTATTGATGGAAAGTGCAATACTAGGAGTCGCATGTCATTCTACACAGGTATAGGGATCCATCAAATTCTTCCCGATGGCACCTTAGGGCCAGAGATAGAGGTGCACGGTTTCCCTGATGGtgctaaaataaattttgtttcgTGGTCCCCTGATGGTTGCCATTTGTCCTTTAGCATTCGAGTGAATGAGGAGGATAATGATAGCAGTAAACTCACAGTGTGGATTGCAGATGTGAAAACAGGGAAAGCCAGACAATTGTTTCAGTCACCAAATGTACATTTGAATGCAGTTTTTGACAATTATGTTTGGGTAAATAATTTTTCTCTGCTTGTTTGTACCATTCCATCCTCACGTGGAGCTCCGCCAAATAAACCTTTGGTTCCTGCTGGCCCCAAAATTCAATCTAATGAGGAGAAAAACATTATTCAAGTAAGAACATTCCAGGATTTGCTGAAGGATGAATATGACGAAGATCTGTTTGACTACTATGCCACCTCACAGCTTGTTTTAGTTTCTTTGGATGGTTCTGCAAAAGAAATTGCTCCACCGGCTGTTTATACCTCTATGGACCCTTCCCCAGATCACAAATACATTTTGATTAGTTCAATTCACAGGCCATACTCTTTCATTGTACCTTGTGGAAGATTTCCAAAGAAGGTAGAGTTATGGAGTGCTGAGGGAAAATTAATCAGGGAGCTTTGTGACTTGCCCCTTGCTGAGGACATTCCAATTGCATCCAATAGTGTGCGAAAAGGGATGCGCTCCATTAATTGGAGAGCTGATAAGCCGTCAACACTTTACTG GGTAGAAACTCAAGATGGAGGTGATGCGAAGGTTGAAATTTCTCCTCGTGATATAGTTTATACACAGCTTGCTGAACCTCTAGAAGGTGAACAGCCAACGATATTCCACAAGCTTGATTTCCGCTATGG AGGGGTTTCTTGGTGTGATGATTCTCTGGCTCTGGTGTATGAGTCTTGGTACAAAACTCGTAAAATAAGAACATGGCTAGTTTCTCCTGGGTCTGAAGATGTAGCTCCAGACATCCTATTTGATAGATCTTCAGAGGATGTGTACTCTGATCCCGGCTCTCCTATGTTGCGGAGAACTCAAGCTGGGACATACATCATTGCAAGGATAAAAAAGGCCAGTGATGAAGGAAGATATGTTATACTGAATGGAACTGGTGCTACACCAGAAGGGAACATTCCATTCCTTGATCTGTTTGACAT AAATACACGCAAAACAGAACGGATCTGGGAGAGTGATAAAGAAAAGTATTATGAGACTGTTGTTGCTCTAATGTCTGATCAGGAAGAAGGTGATTTGCATTTGGATAAGCTGAAGATACTGACTTCTAAAGAGTCAAAAACTGAAAACACCCAATATTACTTTGTTGGCTGGCCGGATAAAAAGATAGTTCAGGTTACAAATTTCCCTCATCCGTACCCTCAACTTGCATCATTGCAGAAAGAGATGGTCAGGTATCAGAGAAAAGATGGGGTTCAACTTACTGCTACATTATATCTGCCACCGGGTTACAATCCATCAACAGATGGTCCTTTGCCATGCCTGGTTTGGTCTTACCCTGGAGAGTTCAAGAGTAAAGATGCTGCTGGACAAGTTCGTGGTTCACCAAATGAATTTGCTGGGATAGGTTCCACATCAGCCCTCCTTTGGCTGGCTAGAAG GTTTGCAATTCTATCTGGGCCTACCATTCCTATTATTGGTGAGGGTGATGAAGAGGCAAATGATAG TTATGTAGAACAATTGGTTGCAAGTGCTGAGGCTGCTGTGGAGGAAGTTATCCGGCGTGGG GTAGCCGATCCAAAGAAAATAGCTGTTGGTGGACATTCCTATGGTGCGTTCATGACTGCTAACCTCCTGGCACACGCACCTCATCTTTTCTGTTGTGGAATTGCACGTTCTGGTGCTTACAACAGGACACTTACTCCTTTTGGTTTTCAG AATGAAGACAGAACTCTTTGGGAAGCTACTAATACTTATGTTGAGATGAGTCCTTTTATGTCGgctaataaaattaagaaaccCATCTTGCTTATTCACGGGGAAGAGGACAATAATCCAGGAACATTAACCATGCAG TCAGACAGGTTTTTCAACGCTCTGAAGGGTCATGGTGCTCTTAGTCGGCTGGTCATTCTGCCTCATGAGAGTCATGGTTACACTGCCAGAGAAAGCATCATGCATGTACTTTGGGAAACAGATAGATGGTTGCATAAACACTGCGTGTCTAACACTTCTGTTGCAGAAGAAGACCATGAAACTGCCACAGTCAAAGAAGATGTTAGCAAAGAAACCACAAATGCTGAAAACAAAGTGGTTGCCACCAGCGGAGGTGGCAGCAGAGAAGTGTCTGAGCTTGAATATGAAGAATTTCATTCTCTGCCAAG AATTATCCGAACATAG
- the LOC137814789 gene encoding probable glutamyl endopeptidase, chloroplastic isoform X3: protein MMRLHKLYHRFSLLPISPLSLSSNPSLLPLALPLRLRTAVNFASMASSRLRNLAPLGAAPTEDSAASFSSSATAATSFDYEDESTLGTKYRVPPPEISKIVDAPPVPALSFSPLRDKIIFLKRRALPPLAEIARPEKKLAGVRIDGKCNTRSRMSFYTGIGIHQILPDGTLGPEIEVHGFPDGAKINFVSWSPDGCHLSFSIRVNEEDNDSSKLTVWIADVKTGKARQLFQSPNVHLNAVFDNYVWVNNFSLLVCTIPSSRGAPPNKPLVPAGPKIQSNEEKNIIQVRTFQDLLKDEYDEDLFDYYATSQLVLVSLDGSAKEIAPPAVYTSMDPSPDHKYILISSIHRPYSFIVPCGRFPKKVELWSAEGKLIRELCDLPLAEDIPIASNSVRKGMRSINWRADKPSTLYWVETQDGGDAKVEISPRDIVYTQLAEPLEGEQPTIFHKLDFRYGGVSWCDDSLALVYESWYKTRKIRTWLVSPGSEDVAPDILFDRSSEDVYSDPGSPMLRRTQAGTYIIARIKKASDEGRYVILNGTGATPEGNIPFLDLFDINTRKTERIWESDKEKYYETVVALMSDQEEGDLHLDKLKILTSKESKTENTQYYFVGWPDKKIVQVTNFPHPYPQLASLQKEMVRYQRKDGVQLTATLYLPPGYNPSTDGPLPCLVWSYPGEFKSKDAAGQVRGSPNEFAGIGSTSALLWLARRFAILSGPTIPIIGEGDEEANDSYVEQLVASAEAAVEEVIRRGVADPKKIAVGGHSYGAFMTANLLAHAPHLFCCGIARSGAYNRTLTPFGFQNEDRTLWEATNTYVEMSPFMSANKIKKPILLIHGEEDNNPGTLTMQSDRFFNALKGHGALSRLVILPHESHGYTARESIMHVLWETDRWLHKHCVSNTSVAEEDHETATVKEDVSKETTNAENKVVATSGGGSREVSELEYEEFHSLPRSSL from the exons atgaTGCGACTCCATAAATTGTACCATCGCTTCAGTCTTCTCCCCATTTCGCCATTATCGCTCTCTTCCAATCCCTCTCTTCTTCCTCTCGCTCTTCCGCTCCGTCTCCGAACCGCTGTGAACTTCGCTTCCATGGCTTCTTCGCGGTTGCGCAATCTAGCGCCTCTCGGTGCCGCGCCTACTGAGGACTCCGCTGCCTCCTTTTCTTCCTCTGCCACCGCCGCTACTTCCTTTGATTACGAAG ATGAGTCAACTTTAGGAACAAAGTATCGTGTTCCTCCACCTGAGATCAGTAAAATAGTCGATGCTCCACCTGTACCTGCATTGTCATTTTCACCACTCAGGGACAAAATTATCTTTCTCAAGCGAAGAGCTCTACCTCCACTGGCAGAAATAGCAAGGCCGGAGAAAAAGTTGGCTGGTGTACGTATTGATGGAAAGTGCAATACTAGGAGTCGCATGTCATTCTACACAGGTATAGGGATCCATCAAATTCTTCCCGATGGCACCTTAGGGCCAGAGATAGAGGTGCACGGTTTCCCTGATGGtgctaaaataaattttgtttcgTGGTCCCCTGATGGTTGCCATTTGTCCTTTAGCATTCGAGTGAATGAGGAGGATAATGATAGCAGTAAACTCACAGTGTGGATTGCAGATGTGAAAACAGGGAAAGCCAGACAATTGTTTCAGTCACCAAATGTACATTTGAATGCAGTTTTTGACAATTATGTTTGGGTAAATAATTTTTCTCTGCTTGTTTGTACCATTCCATCCTCACGTGGAGCTCCGCCAAATAAACCTTTGGTTCCTGCTGGCCCCAAAATTCAATCTAATGAGGAGAAAAACATTATTCAAGTAAGAACATTCCAGGATTTGCTGAAGGATGAATATGACGAAGATCTGTTTGACTACTATGCCACCTCACAGCTTGTTTTAGTTTCTTTGGATGGTTCTGCAAAAGAAATTGCTCCACCGGCTGTTTATACCTCTATGGACCCTTCCCCAGATCACAAATACATTTTGATTAGTTCAATTCACAGGCCATACTCTTTCATTGTACCTTGTGGAAGATTTCCAAAGAAGGTAGAGTTATGGAGTGCTGAGGGAAAATTAATCAGGGAGCTTTGTGACTTGCCCCTTGCTGAGGACATTCCAATTGCATCCAATAGTGTGCGAAAAGGGATGCGCTCCATTAATTGGAGAGCTGATAAGCCGTCAACACTTTACTG GGTAGAAACTCAAGATGGAGGTGATGCGAAGGTTGAAATTTCTCCTCGTGATATAGTTTATACACAGCTTGCTGAACCTCTAGAAGGTGAACAGCCAACGATATTCCACAAGCTTGATTTCCGCTATGG AGGGGTTTCTTGGTGTGATGATTCTCTGGCTCTGGTGTATGAGTCTTGGTACAAAACTCGTAAAATAAGAACATGGCTAGTTTCTCCTGGGTCTGAAGATGTAGCTCCAGACATCCTATTTGATAGATCTTCAGAGGATGTGTACTCTGATCCCGGCTCTCCTATGTTGCGGAGAACTCAAGCTGGGACATACATCATTGCAAGGATAAAAAAGGCCAGTGATGAAGGAAGATATGTTATACTGAATGGAACTGGTGCTACACCAGAAGGGAACATTCCATTCCTTGATCTGTTTGACAT AAATACACGCAAAACAGAACGGATCTGGGAGAGTGATAAAGAAAAGTATTATGAGACTGTTGTTGCTCTAATGTCTGATCAGGAAGAAGGTGATTTGCATTTGGATAAGCTGAAGATACTGACTTCTAAAGAGTCAAAAACTGAAAACACCCAATATTACTTTGTTGGCTGGCCGGATAAAAAGATAGTTCAGGTTACAAATTTCCCTCATCCGTACCCTCAACTTGCATCATTGCAGAAAGAGATGGTCAGGTATCAGAGAAAAGATGGGGTTCAACTTACTGCTACATTATATCTGCCACCGGGTTACAATCCATCAACAGATGGTCCTTTGCCATGCCTGGTTTGGTCTTACCCTGGAGAGTTCAAGAGTAAAGATGCTGCTGGACAAGTTCGTGGTTCACCAAATGAATTTGCTGGGATAGGTTCCACATCAGCCCTCCTTTGGCTGGCTAGAAG GTTTGCAATTCTATCTGGGCCTACCATTCCTATTATTGGTGAGGGTGATGAAGAGGCAAATGATAG TTATGTAGAACAATTGGTTGCAAGTGCTGAGGCTGCTGTGGAGGAAGTTATCCGGCGTGGG GTAGCCGATCCAAAGAAAATAGCTGTTGGTGGACATTCCTATGGTGCGTTCATGACTGCTAACCTCCTGGCACACGCACCTCATCTTTTCTGTTGTGGAATTGCACGTTCTGGTGCTTACAACAGGACACTTACTCCTTTTGGTTTTCAG AATGAAGACAGAACTCTTTGGGAAGCTACTAATACTTATGTTGAGATGAGTCCTTTTATGTCGgctaataaaattaagaaaccCATCTTGCTTATTCACGGGGAAGAGGACAATAATCCAGGAACATTAACCATGCAG TCAGACAGGTTTTTCAACGCTCTGAAGGGTCATGGTGCTCTTAGTCGGCTGGTCATTCTGCCTCATGAGAGTCATGGTTACACTGCCAGAGAAAGCATCATGCATGTACTTTGGGAAACAGATAGATGGTTGCATAAACACTGCGTGTCTAACACTTCTGTTGCAGAAGAAGACCATGAAACTGCCACAGTCAAAGAAGATGTTAGCAAAGAAACCACAAATGCTGAAAACAAAGTGGTTGCCACCAGCGGAGGTGGCAGCAGAGAAGTGTCTGAGCTTGAATATGAAGAATTTCATTCTCTGCCAAGGTCATCTTTGTG A
- the LOC137814790 gene encoding cytochrome c oxidase subunit 5C-2-like yields the protein MAGPRIAHATLKGPSVVKEIIIGTVLGLGAASFWKMHHWNEKKKIRTFYDFLEKGEISVVKEEE from the coding sequence ATGGCTGGTCCTAGGATTGCTCATGCTACTTTGAAAGGACCAAGTGTTGTGAAGGAGATAATTATCGGAACAGTGCTTGGTTTAGGTGCTGCAAGTTTCTGGAAGATGCATCACtggaatgaaaagaaaaaaatcaggACATTTTATGATTTCCTGGAAAAAGGTGAGATTAGTGTTGTGAAGGAGGAAGAATGA